The stretch of DNA TCGGCGGAGCATACACCGCAACGCAGTTTACTGCCGCTACGGCAAAGGCTCTTGTCGACAAGGAACGGCAACTGGAACTGGCCTTCCAGGCAGAACGCAGCTACGATGTGTTCCGCAATGGCGACGTGCTGACTCGTCGTTTCCCCGGCCCGCACAAGCCGATGGTAGACGTTCCGGCCACAGACTATCGCGTGGTTTACTTCATTCCGCAGTCGGCCATCAATGCTTATAACGGCACGCTGACCCAAAATCCCACGTCCAACTAAGTCTGCTCTCAGACGCATCCGTCTGTCTGTATACCACCAAAGCCACCCCGGAGAGTGTCCTTACCGGTTCTTTCCAGGGTGGCTTTCTCTTATTCTGCATCGACAAATCGCCGTTTTTCCCTCTCAAAACAAGATCATTCAAAACGCACCTCTCATCTTCTGATGATCCGTCGCTCCAGATAACGCTTTGCAAAAGCTTAGCTTTTCAGTTGCGAAAGCTAAGAAAACGCAAGGTAAAAGCTAAGAAAACGCAAGGCGAAAGCTTAGCTTTCGCAAAACAATGATACGGCTGTTGATGCCCATCAAAACAAAATGGATGTTGGATTCCCATCTGAAATAAAAATAAGGAGGAACATTTTCCTCCTTATTTTCTGCCGAAGTCGGCCGGTATTTCGCCCCATTTCGCTGTTTCCCACTTGACAATCGGGGTGCTGACATCGTGGGTTTGCAACCATCGTTCGGCCCGTTCTATCACTTGGAAGAGAGCTTCGGTTTGGGGAGTGCGTGCCAGTTTGGTTTTGCATTTCTTCTTTCGCACCCACAAAATGGCGTTATAGCTGTCCGAATAGACCACCTTTCCGCGAATACCTTGTTGCTGCATCAGGGCCAAGGCATGAACGATGGCGAGAAATTCGCCGATGTTATTGGTGCCGTGTACAGGACCGAAGTGGAACACGGGATAGCCCGTTTGCAGGTCGATGGCACGATATTCCATCGGCCCTGGGTTGCCCGAACAAGCCGCATCCACTGCCCACGCCTCAGCCTTTACCTCGAGAGGCAGCGGAAGAACTGTGTCTTGGCGGTGAGAAGGGGGATTGACAGGGGAATACATCTTGTGAAATAAGACTTTTGTTGGCTATCGATTCGCGGGCATTGGGCATCCCGCCAACTCGTTTTCTCGGCTTACATCCGCTCGGGAACCTCGATGCCCAACAGCGACATGCCGTTCTTAATGGTCTTGGCCACGTTCTTAGCCAGAGCCAAACGCAGTGTTTTGGCTTCGATGCTCTCGGCGTTGAGGATGCTGTAATCGTGGTAGAACTGATTGAAGTCTTTGGTCAGTTCGTAGCAATAGTTGGCGATACCGCTGGGACTGTAGTCTTTTCCGGCCTGCTCTATCAC from Prevotella sp. oral taxon 475 encodes:
- a CDS encoding RNase H family protein codes for the protein MYSPVNPPSHRQDTVLPLPLEVKAEAWAVDAACSGNPGPMEYRAIDLQTGYPVFHFGPVHGTNNIGEFLAIVHALALMQQQGIRGKVVYSDSYNAILWVRKKKCKTKLARTPQTEALFQVIERAERWLQTHDVSTPIVKWETAKWGEIPADFGRK